The sequence CTGATCCACCTCCGTCTGTCACACGTGTCGGACGGCTCCGATATCCTGATCTACTTTGCTATTCGCCCGGAGGAGGTGCCCATCATGGGGGAGTCGCCGCGCTACGCGCTCTCATTCACCAGCGGTGCCCTCCTGGTGCGCGAAGCGCTCGTGGCCGCGCCTCTCTACCTGCGCGAGCATGACTGGGCCACGGTCCGACGGTTGATCGAGGAGGACAACCTCCTCCAGACCCGCACCCGCTCATCTGGCTCCCGTCTCGCCCGCGAAATTGTCCAGCGCCTCTCGGTTCTCAGCGACACCGAGCTGGAGTTGCTCATCGACGCGACACCCACCGAACGCGGCTGCCTCATGTGGGCCGCGACCTGCCGCCGCTATGACCTGATAGGTGAGTTCGCCGAAGAGGTCCTGCACGAGCGGTTCCTCGTGCTCGGCACGACCCTCGACTACGACGACTTCGACAGCTTCATCCGGGGCAAGGCCCTCTGGCATGAAGAAGTGGCCAACCTCAAGGAATCAACGTTGCGAAAGCTCCGCTCCAACGTGTTCAGGATGCTCGTCGAGTCAGGCCTGTTGTCCGAAGACGGGCGTA is a genomic window of Ruania zhangjianzhongii containing:
- a CDS encoding DUF1819 family protein, producing MSDGSDILIYFAIRPEEVPIMGESPRYALSFTSGALLVREALVAAPLYLREHDWATVRRLIEEDNLLQTRTRSSGSRLAREIVQRLSVLSDTELELLIDATPTERGCLMWAATCRRYDLIGEFAEEVLHERFLVLGTTLDYDDFDSFIRGKALWHEEVANLKESTLRKLRSNVFRMLVESGLLSEDGRIVQAVLSAHLAHTLASDIRFFPSRGVV